Proteins co-encoded in one Arachis hypogaea cultivar Tifrunner chromosome 13, arahy.Tifrunner.gnm2.J5K5, whole genome shotgun sequence genomic window:
- the LOC112733246 gene encoding shikimate kinase, chloroplastic — MDVKAAKALQLSALLQPEKIRSKPSGASSLSISREPHKKFLRVSVSVKLQPVRTSTIRRRVAPLEVTRSYENIPASTLESGTCHALLDEELILKSRSQEIDPYLNGRCIYLVGMMGSGKTTVGKIMAQVLGYSFCDSDALVEEEVGNSVADIFKHYGEAFFRDKETEVLHKLSLMRRFVISTGGGAVIRPINWKHMHKGVSVWLDVPLEALAQRIAAVGTNSRPLLHYEAGDAYTRALLKLSALFEERGDSYANANARVSLEKIAAKLGQRDVSKLSPTAIALEALEQIEVFLKEEDNNYAER; from the exons ATGGATGTGAAAGCTGCGAAAGCGTTGCAACTTTCAGCTCTGCTTCAACCGGAGAAGATTCGGTCAAAACCCAGTGGCGCTTCTTCTCTGAGCATATCACGTGAGCCGCACAAAAAGTTTCTCCGGGTTTCGGTTTCGGTTAAGTTGCAGCCTGTTAGAACTTCCACGATCCGGCGCAGGGTAGCACCTTTGGAGGTTACTCGTTCATACGAAAATATCCCAG CTTCGACATTGGAATCTGGGACCTGTCATGCTCTTCTTGATGAAGAGTTGATTTTGAAG AGTAGATCACAAGAGATCGATCCATATTTAAATGGACGCTGTATATATCTTGTTG GAATGATGGGATCTGGGAAGACAACTGTGGGGAAGATTATGGCACAAGTGCTTGGCTATTCTTTCTGTGATAG TGATGCATTGGTGGAGGAGGAGGTTGGAAATTCTGTAGCTGATATATTCAAGCACTATGGAGAAGCTTTCTTTCGCGATAAAGAG ACCGAGGTATTGCATAAACTGTCCCTGATGCGTAGATTTGTTATTTCTACTGGTGGAGGTGCTGTTATCAGGCCCATCAATtg GAAACATATGCACAAGGGCGTCAGTGTTTGGTTGGATGTACCGCTGGAAGCCTTGGCACAGAGAATTGCAGCTGTAGGAACTAATTCTCGCCCCCTTCTACATTATGAAGCAGGAGATGCATACACCCGG GCTCTCCTGAAGTTATCTGCTCTTTTTGAAGAAAGAGGTGATTCATATGCCAATGCCAATGCCAGGGTCTCATTGGAAA AGATAGCGGCAAAACTGGGCCAAAGAGATGTGTCCAAACTGTCACCAACTGCTATTGCACTTGAG GCATTGGAACAAATTGAAGTCTTTTTGAAGGAAGAAGACAACAATTACGCAGAACGCTAA
- the LOC112733245 gene encoding pentatricopeptide repeat-containing protein At4g39530-like, with amino-acid sequence MRIQHGQLLLSKFNSLHKINANHVFNFSTLSPHNFLHSLDPFITPPLRKQREIGRKLASLLQLSCPNNPIPYYYKKIHAHVVVLGFQHDLFLVNTLLRAYSKLKFINDAQKLFDIMPQKNLVTWSSMISMYTQHGYSVEALLLFCRFRRSSCEEPNEYILASVVRACTHLGSLGQALQVHGFVFKSGFIQDVYVGTSLIDFYAKHCYIEEARILFDCLEVKTMVTWNAIIAGYSKLGRSEVSLKLFYQMRECDLCPDRYVLSSVLGACSMLEFLKGGRQIHGYVLRKGIEVDVTMVNALIDFYLKCHKVKTGWKLFDRLIDKNIVSWTTMIAGCMQDSFHQDAMNLFAEMARMDYKPDAFGCTSILTSCGSVQALEKGTQVHAYSIKVNIDNDDFVKNGLIDMYAKCDSLTDARKVFNLLAVVNVVSYNAMINGYSRQDKLNEALDLFQEMRLSLLPPNLLTFVSLLGLSASLFQLKLSYQIHVLIIKHGISLDNFAGSSLIDVYSKCSCIGDARLVFEEIYDKDIVVWNAMFSGYTQQSENEEALKLYKDLQMSRLTPNEFSFVSVITAASNIASLQHGRQFHNQVIKMGLDDDPFIINALVDMYAKCGGIEEAHKAFSSTNQRDITCWNSMISTYAQHGEAAKALEVFENMIRDGVRPNYVTFVGVLSACSHAGLNDLGFHHFESIPQFGIEPGMDHYACMVSLLGRAGKIYEAKDFIDKMPIKPSAVVWRSLLSACRVSCNIELGTYAAEMAISCDRADSGSYTLLSNIFASKGMWVHARRVREKMDKSGVVKEPGCSWIEVNNEVHTFIARDKSHRDTTLISSMLDNLILQIKEFGYVGNTAAFLIDD; translated from the coding sequence ATGCGAATCCAACATGGACAATTACTACTATCTAAGTTCAATTCCCTTCACAAAATCAATGCCAACCATGTTTTTAACTTTTCCACTTTGTCACCTCATAATTTTCTTCACTCACTTGATCCATTTATAACTCCTCCATTGCGTAAACAACGGGAAATTGGTCGTAAATTGGCCAGTTTGTTGCAGTTGTCATGCCCAAACAATCCCATTCCTTATTACTATAAGAAAATCCATGCTCATGTTGTGGTTTTGGGCTTTCAACATGATCTCTTCCTTGTTAACACTCTGCTTCGTgcatactcaaaattgaaatttataaatgatgcacagaagctATTCGATATTATGCCTCAGAAAAACCTTGTTACTTGGTCTTCTATGATTTCCATGTACACTCAACATGGTTATAGTGTGGAAGCTCTGCTGTTGTTCTGCAGGTTCAGGAGAAGTTCTTGTGAGGAACCAAATGAGTACATTTTGGCCAGTGTTGTCAGAGCTTGTACGCATTTGGGTAGTCTCGGTCAAGCACTGCAGGTGCATGGGTTTGTTTTTAAGAGTGGATTTATTCAAGATGTTTATGTGGGCACCTCTTTGATTGATTTTTATGCAAAGCATTGTTACATTGAGGAAGCAAGGATTCTATTTGATTGTCTTGAAGTGAAAACTATGGTTACCTGGAACGCAATTATAGCAGGGTATTCAAAACTTGGAAGAAGTGAAGTGTCCTTAAAGTTATTCTACCAGATGAGAGAGTGTGATCTATGTCCAGACAGGTATGTGCTTTCTAGTGTGTTGGGTGCTTGTTCAATGCTCGAATTTCTCAAAGGTGGTAGGCAAATTCATGGATATGTATTAAGGAAGGGGATTGAGGTGGATGTTACAATGGTCAATGCACTTATAGATTTCTATTTGAAGTGTCACAAAGTGAAGACGGGTTGGAAGTTATTTGATCGTCTGATAGATAAAAATATTGTTTCGTGGACCACCATGATTGCTGGTTGCATGCAGGATTCATTTCATCAAGATGCCATGAACCTCTTTGCTGAGATGGCTAGAATGGATTATAAGCCCGATGCATTTGGTTGCACTAGCATTCTCACCTCATGTGGTTCAGTCCAGGCTCTAGAAAAGGGAACGCAAGTGCATGCTTATAGTATCAAGGTAAATATTGATAATGATGATTTTGTGAAAAATGGATTGATTGATATGTATGCAAAATGTGATTCCTTAACTGATGCAAGAAAAGTCTTCAACCTTTTGGCTGTTGTTAATGTAGTATCCTACAATGCGATGATAAATGGATACTCAAGACAAGACAAGCTAAATGAAGCATTGGATCTTTTCCAAGAAATGAGGCTGAGTTTATTGCCACCAAATCTGTTAACATTTGTAAGCCTGCTTGGGCTGTCAGCATCCTTGTTTCAGCTTAAATTAAGCTACCAAATACATGTTTTGATTATTAAACATGGAATTTCTTTAGACAATTTCGCTGGAAGTTCTCTAATAGATGTTTATTCAAAATGTTCATGTATTGGGGATGCAAGATTAGTTTTTGAGGAAATATATGACAAAGACATTGTAGTATGGAATGCGATGTTTTCTGGGTATACACAACAGTCAGAAAATGAGGAAGCACTAAAACTTTACAAAGATTTACAAATGTCAAGACTAACACCCAATGAGTTCAGTTTTGTTTCTGTGATCACAGCAGCAAGTAATATAGCAAGTCTGCAGCATGGTCGGCAGTTTCACAACCAGGTCATAAAAATGGGCCTTGATGATGATCCGTTCATCATAAATGCTCTGGTGGATATGTATGCCAAGTGTGGAGGCATTGAAGAAGCTCACAAGGCATTTAGTTCTACAAATCAGAGAGACATTACTTGTTGGAATTCCATGATTTCAACATATGCACAGCATGGAGAAGCAGCAAAAGCTCTAGAGgtgtttgaaaacatgattagggaTGGAGTAAGGCCAAATTATGTCACCTTTGTAGGTGTGCTATCAGCATGTAGCCATGCTGGACTTAATGACCTTGGATTTCATCACTTTGAATCAATTCCCCAGTTTGGTATCGAACCGGGAATGGATCATTATGCTTGCATGGTTTCTCTCCTGGGCCGCGCTGGTAAAATATACGAAGCAAAGGACTTTATTGATAAGATGCCAATAAAACCATCAGCAGTAGTGTGGAGGAGCTTGCTCAGTGCATGTAGAGTTTCATGTAATATTGAACTGGGAACATATGCTGCTGAGATGGCAATTTCATGTGACCGAGCAGATAGTGGATCATATACTCTACTTTCAAATATTTTTGCATCCAAAGGAATGTGGGTACATGCCAGGAGGGTGAGAGAAAAAATGGACAAAAGTGGGGTAGTGAAAGAACCAGGTTGTAGTTGGATTGAAGTGAATAATGAAGTTCACACGTTTATAGCGAGGGACAAATCCCATCGTGACACCACCCTTATATCTTCAATGTTAGACAATTTGATTCTTCAGATAAAAGAGTTTGGTTATGTGGGTAATACAGCCGCATTCTTAATTGATGATTGA